Part of the Bacillota bacterium genome, GGTAGTAGACCTCTGCAACGCTGAGGAAGCGAAAGAGCGGTATGAACACCTCGGAGAACTCCTCCAGCTTCAGCCGTTAGGGGCCGCCTTCGGGAGGCTGGGGCTGGTCGTGGTGAAATTCGCGCATGAAGAGGATGCCGCCGGGTTTCAGTACCCGCGCTACCGAGCGAGCATACATGGGGCGAATCTCCGGCGCGAAAGAGTGGAAGCATCCCGAGTCGCAAATCAGCTCGATACTGCCGTCGCGGAAGGGCAGGAAGCGGGCATCCGCCTGGATGAGCGGTATCTGCAACCCTGCCTGGCGGATGCGCTCCCGCGCGAACCGCAGGGGCTCGGCAGCGATGTCTACCCCAATAGCATCGTAACCCTGTCGGGCAAGATACAGCAGGTCGGTTCCGGTGCCGCAGCCGAGGTCAACGGTTACGCCCTTCGGCAGCAGCCCGCGCCGCACCGCCTCCACCAGTGAGTCCGCTGGTTGCTCGCGGTGCCAGGGCATCTTGTCGGGCGGCGATTCGCGATAACGTTGTTGCCATCGCTGCGTATGTTCGTCTCTCATCGCACAATCAGCACGGGCTTGTCGTGGACGGCGTGAAGCACCTTGTGGGAGACACTGCCCAGTAGCAGAGCAGAGGCGTCGGTCAACCCGCGTGAGCCCATCACAATCAGGTCCACGTTTTCTTCCTCGGCGACCTGCACGATTGTCTCTGCGGTGTGACCGTACTCGACGCGGGTTTGATACTCCACCTGCGCCTCTTCCAGCAAGGGCGTGGTGACTGTGAGCACACCCTCCGCTGCCTGTTCCATCAGACGGGTGACCACCGCTACATCGGCTGCGCCACCGGGCAGTATGGTGGAGCCTGCCAGTGCAGCGGGAATGTGTACCACGTGCAACACGGTCACCTTTGCCCCGTAGGTCTTCGCCAGCTCTGCTGCCCAACGAGTGGCTTTCATTGCGGTTTCCGAACCATCGGTAGCCAGAAGGATACGTTGAATCATAAGCATCCCTCCCCTGCTGATAATACGCACCGGGCGGCGGTTTTTCCTTGCCTGACGGAACGCACGGGCACGAGCACCATCCACAGGCAGGATACTTCCGATTTAAAAGGGAGGGTGGTGCGTTTCAAGGCGGTAGATGCCGAAGATGGTAGTGCCTACGCGTGGATCGGCTTTGACGACATCGTGGAGATGCCGTGATAGCGGTCGAACAAAAAATTCTTTGTCGAACCCGTGCATGACGCGAAAACTGTGGTATAATACTGGTTGGCGAG contains:
- a CDS encoding class I SAM-dependent methyltransferase; this translates as MRDEHTQRWQQRYRESPPDKMPWHREQPADSLVEAVRRGLLPKGVTVDLGCGTGTDLLYLARQGYDAIGVDIAAEPLRFARERIRQAGLQIPLIQADARFLPFRDGSIELICDSGCFHSFAPEIRPMYARSVARVLKPGGILFMREFHHDQPQPPEGGP
- a CDS encoding universal stress protein, with product MIQRILLATDGSETAMKATRWAAELAKTYGAKVTVLHVVHIPAALAGSTILPGGAADVAVVTRLMEQAAEGVLTVTTPLLEEAQVEYQTRVEYGHTAETIVQVAEEENVDLIVMGSRGLTDASALLLGSVSHKVLHAVHDKPVLIVR